Genomic segment of Arachis hypogaea cultivar Tifrunner chromosome 16, arahy.Tifrunner.gnm2.J5K5, whole genome shotgun sequence:
atTTTTCTACATCCAAACCATAGTCAATGATTACAACtataaacaaaacaagaaaaaaattcaaaatattattcCATACTTTTAAAATCTTAATTTCAGTTTTTATTGCACCAATTCTCCAACCCACATCCATCTTCTAGGGGTGTACATGGTCCGACCCGACGCGAAGACCCGGTCCggccccgaacactttaggggctaatttagtgtgatttcatcgggtctagggtcgggtaagggtTTCAAAAATAGACCTAGTCATTATTTCGGATCAGGTCCGAGCCATAGCTTGGGTCCCCCGaactcggcccggtggcccggtcatcatacacaattaatattttgtgttattagtgatggattatggctattcttatgtagaatttaaaaattgtaaACCTTAatgttttgtgttattagtcattataagattataagttaatgttttatgtttaaaatgcataagactttagactactgcataatattgtgttatttgtattgatttaaatatttggtgttattagacaaaattagtattgattatagttatgctttaattttagagaagggttggttcttgttatattttttaagtgaattttactatgtgaattgtgaaataatggttggagattaggtgatttttacatgctaaagacccggttttcacccgatttttaccAGGTTTTCACCCGGCCCAAAAGTGCGTAGGTTTCATCGAGTCTAGAATCGGGTTAGGGTCTAAAAATTAGGTTCGGTCTATATTTTGGGTCGGGTATGGATTAAGCCAAACCCGATGTGGCCCGTCCCATGTACACCCCCTACTATCTTCCAATGctcaatattattttcattttcatttcttcaaaGGCATATCTTCTTATTCCTCACCATTTGTCACCATTTGTCCACACAAAAGTCTACATAATCTTTTTTCAGTCACAACAAGAAccacaaaataaattaagtatCTATCCAAAAAAGAAAAGGTAAATTCAAGAAAGAAGCAATTCAAGAACTTACTTATAGTTTGGGTATCCAAAAAATGATCTCTCTAGATTTACTTCTATTTGAACAAAACGCATCCACAACCACACCATTATAAAACTTTTTTAGTTCTACTTCGATTTAAATTCTTTTCCAAATTTCTATGTGAACGAGACCTGTTGTGTTGCAGCTTTTGAAACATTGACGAGTACTCTCTGCCATCTTTTCTAACACCCcaacaataattttaatttgagaCTTTGGcacttattaaaattttatgtttattaaaaggGATTAAATTAAACCTAAgctaatttttttcatattagtACAGTCTTATCCACCCACATAATGATTCATGTATCATTTAACATTTTAGATAAGCATTCTGTTAGTGAAAATTAACAAAAATGCTAACGTGAATTACttattaaaaattagaaattcaaatggagtcaattagaattttaaaagacCGATTTAAAGCTAGTTACAAATTTCAGGATTATTTTGAGTATTAATTGGAACATGTCACAGGGTCAAAAAAGGAAAATTAGCTTCATTTTCATATTACATTAGCAAATTACAAAAACTATCGGGCACTGCCACTTGGTTATTTTCGATCCTTCCCAGGCTCCGACTTCTTTGATCGAAAGCTCGTCAGTTCTGAATCCATGGAAGCCCTTCCCACGGTTCACAACAGCCACCAATCTCTCTGCTCTTCATTTCACTACTCTTCCCCCTCCCCAACACAATCCACCTGTTGTTCTCTCCTTCGCACACCACTTTCTCCGCCCTCCTCATCATCGCCTCCATCTTCTTCTATCAGAGCCTCTTCTTCCTCTCATTCTAATTCTTTACCGTCACCTCCTTCCTCCGATCCTCCTCAACAAAATTTCCAATACTTAGTTCCCTCCCTCGCCACCGTAACTGCAGCATCGGCGTTTTTGTTTCTAGGGTTTTGTCGAAACGGTTTCGTCAACAAGCCAGTAACACTAACTACCACGCTCTCCTCGATCGAAACAATTCCGGAATCGTTGGATTTGGATGGCAAGAACTATCTTGATGAGATCTTTGGTGGCAAGCCGTACCACGTTCAATCCACTCTGCACTTGAAGCTGAAGGAGAGAATCCCCGTTGTTCATGGCTTCAACAAAGCAAAGACCGATGACGACGATGCCTGGCAAGTACTGAAGGCGCATGTGTTTAGCTGCAGCGAGCAGTTGGAGATAGTGAGGGTTGGATTCGAGGAGATATTGGACAATGAAAGGGATTTAAGCAAGGCGAGTCAAGACTGTGTTCTTGAGTATCTGGAGAAACTTGACAAGTACATAGTGATGTTGAAGGGTATTAAGTTGGCCATGGAGAAGTGTGAGAGGGAGAATGGAAATGTTAAGTATTATCTTAGGTTGTGGAGCAAGCTCGTTGAGGAAATTAGGGTCTTCGAGGGAAACATGGTTGGTGCTTTGAAGCAGCTCAAGGAACTTGAGCAAGAGTAAGAACAATTTCCTCCAAGGCTCATAGCTATTTACCCTTTGTGGCTTTGTCTCCTATTTCAAATGCAAAGTATTGgtttattaaatattaactattGTAATTAGAAGCACTAAGCCTCTAGGACTCGTCTTGAGGGATTTGGATAGTACGCATGAGTATCTAGGTTGAAATTTCATAGCCATAGTGTAACCAAAAAAAGAATTAGAAGCTCTTTGAGCAAGCATGGGCAAGCATATATGTGCGTATATATATAGTTAAGAACTGAATTGATGTACCAGTAATTTGATCCTAGAGGTTTTATAATGCAGTATCTTGGTGGTTATAATATGCCTTATTACTTTtgctttgagtttaattttgCTTGGATTGTTAAGTTAGTTAATTCAGGCATAGGCTTTTGAGAACTTAGCTTTGCCATAGTTGATGAGTTTTGCCAATTATGCATTTCTTGAAATTGGTATGCCTTTATAGATTCTAAATAATTTG
This window contains:
- the LOC112755262 gene encoding uncharacterized protein isoform X2 encodes the protein MEALPTVHNSHQSLCSSFHYSSPSPTQSTCCSLLRTPLSPPSSSSPPSSSIRASSSSHSNSLPSPPSSDPPQQNFQYLVPSLATVTAASAFLFLGFCRNGFVNKPVTLTTTLSSIETIPESLDLDGKNYLDEIFGGKPYHVQSTLHLKLKERIPVVHGFNKAKTDDDDAWQVLKAHVFSCSEQLEIVRVGFEEILDNERDLSKASQDCVLEYLEKLDKYIVMLKGIKLAMEKCERENGNVKYYLRLWSKLVEEIRVFEGNMVGALKQLKELEQE
- the LOC112755262 gene encoding uncharacterized protein isoform X1, whose translation is MEALPTVHNSHQSLCSSFHYSSPSPTQSTCCSLLRTPLSPPSSSSPPSSSIRASSSSHSNSLPSPPSSDPPQQNFQYLVPSLATVTAASAFLFLGFCRNGFVNKPVTLTTTLSSIETIPESLDLDGKNYLDEIFGGKPYHVQSTLHLKLKERIPVVHGFNKAKTDDDDAWQVLKAHVFSCSEQLEIVRVGFEEILDNERDLSKASQDCVLEYLEKLDKYIVMLKGIKLAMEKCERENGNVKYYLRLWSKLVEEIRVFEGNMVGALKQLKELEQE